Proteins from a single region of Bos javanicus breed banteng chromosome 7, ARS-OSU_banteng_1.0, whole genome shotgun sequence:
- the LOC133250500 gene encoding olfactory receptor 7A17-like: MEPRNETPISEFILLGLSNEPELQLLIFGLFLSMYLITVIGNLLIILAVSSDSHLHTPMYFFLSNLSFVDICFISTTIPKMLKNIRTQNKVITYEGCIIQMHFFILFATLDAFLLTVMAYDRFVAICHPLHYTVIMKPWVCGLLVLLSWIMSTLNSLIQSVMVLWLAFCTDLEIPHFFCEVNQVVQLACSDTFLNDLLMYFVTGVYGGISLTGILYSYSKVVSSILGISSARGKYKAFSTCASHLSVVSLFFCTVLGVYLSSAATRSSQSSAVSSVMYTVVTPVLNPFIYSLRNKDIKRALKRIIGMAAI, encoded by the coding sequence ATGGAACCCAGAAATGAGACACCAATTTCAGAATTTATTCTCCTGGGATTATCAAATGAACCAGAACTACAGCTCCTCATATTTGGACTTTTCCTCTCCATGTACCTGATCACTGTGAttggaaacctgctcatcatcctggctGTCAGCTcagactcccacctccacacccccatgtacttcttcctctccaatctgtcctttgtagacatctgctttatctccaccaccatcccaaagatgTTGAAGAACATAAGGACACAGAACAAAGTAATAACCTATGAAGGCTGCATCATCCAGATgcattttttcatactttttgcGACATTGGATGCGTTTCTCTTGACTGTGATGGCTTATGACCGCTttgtggccatctgccaccccctCCACTACACAGTCATCATGAAACCCTGGGTCTGTGGACTGCTGGTTCTGCTCTCCTGGATAATGAGTACTCTGAATTCCTTGATACAAAGCGTAATGGTGTTGTGGCTGGCTTTCTGTACAGACTTGGAAATCCCCCACTTTTTCTGTGAAGTTAATCAAGTGGTTCAACTTGCTTGTTCTGACACTTTTCTTAATGACCTGTTGATGTATTTTGTAACTGGGGTGTATGGTGGCATTTCCCTCACTGGAATTCTTTACTCATATTCTAAGGTAGTTTCCTCTATACTAGGAATTTCATCTGCTCGGGGGaagtataaagcattttccacctgtgcctctcacctctcagttgtctctttattcttttgtaCAGTCCTGGGAGTATATCTTAGCTCTGCTGCTACTCGCAGCTCACAATCAAGTGCTGTTTCCTCagtgatgtacactgtggtcacacccgtgctgaaccccttcatctacagtctgaggaaTAAAGACATAAAGAGGGCTCTGAAAAGGATCATTGGGATGGCAGCTATATAA
- the LOC133250501 gene encoding olfactory receptor 7A17-like — protein sequence MEPENDTHISEFLLLGLSNEPELQPLIFGLFLTMYLITVFGNLLIFLAVSSDSHLHTPMYFFLSNLSFVDICFISTTIPKMMWNIQMQSKVITYEGCINQIYFLLLFAGLDDFLLTVMAYDRFVAICHPLHYTVIMNSRLCGLLVLVSWMMSALNSLIQILMMLRLSFCRVPEIPNFFCELNQVVRSACSGTFLNDVMVYVAAGLLSGGPFIGILYSYSKIVSSIRGISSAQGKYRAFSTCASHLSVVSLFYCTTLGVYLNPADAHNSHSSAIASVMYTVVTPMLNPFIYSLRNKDIKEALKRFTEQ from the coding sequence ATGGAGCCAGAGAATGATACACAtatttcagaatttcttcttcttggactaTCAAATGAACCAGAACTTCAACCCCTCATATTTGGGCTTTTCCTCACCATGTACCTGATCACTGTGTTTGGAAACCTGCTCATCTTCCTGGCCGTCAGCTcagactcccacctccacacccccatgtacttcttcctctccaacctgtcctttgtaGACATCTGCTTCATCTCTACCACCATCCCAAAGATGATGTGGAATATCCAGATGCAGAGCAAAGTTATCACCTATGAAGGCTGCATCAACCAGATATACTTTTTACTACTCTTTGCAGGGTTGGATGACTTCCTCCTgactgtgatggcctatgaccggtttgtggccatctgccaccccctgCACTACACAGTCATCATGAACTCCCGGCTCTGTGGACTGCTGGTTCTAGTGTCATGGATGATGAGTGCCCTGAATTCCTTGATACAAATCTTAATGATGTTGCGGCTGTCCTTCTGTAGAGTCCCGGAGATCCCCAACTTTTTCTGTGAACTCAATCAGGTAGTCCGAAGTGCCTGTTCTGGCACTTTTCTTAATGATGTGATGGTGTATGTTGCAGCTGGGCTGCTGAGTGGTGGTCCTTTCATTGGTATTCTTTACTCTTACTCTAAGATAGTTTCCTCCATACGAGGAATCTCATCAGCTCAGGGGAAGTACAGAGCATTTTCCACCTGTGCATCTCACCTCTCAGTTGTCTCCTTATTTTATTGTACAACCCTAGGAGTGTACCTTAACCCTGCTGATGCACACAACTCACACTCAAGTGCAATAGCTTCagtgatgtacactgtggtcaccccaatgctgaaccccttcatctacagtcTTCGGAATAAAGACATAAAAGAGGCTCTGAAAAGATTCACTGAGCAATAA